One segment of Thermincola ferriacetica DNA contains the following:
- a CDS encoding tetratricopeptide repeat protein gives MEQTNSEVSLRTAVIILIAVITALAVIGLYVGNKFFWKPVDARTVAEKRFDSIETAYKNNPKDKQAALAYAIALYTQGKNGAAEKLFAELARKNPGDNAILVNYASFKKDTGDRKKAAELFEKVLKKSPYFVPANVQYAVLLREQGKYEEALTKIDNALRIEPAAADILLEKAKIYIAMKDGQKAKEYLQRALKFVPNYEEAQKLMKQLEQEGK, from the coding sequence ATGGAGCAGACAAATTCGGAAGTTTCCCTTCGTACAGCGGTAATTATTTTGATTGCGGTTATCACAGCGCTGGCAGTAATTGGTTTATATGTAGGTAATAAGTTTTTTTGGAAGCCAGTTGATGCCAGAACTGTGGCGGAGAAGCGCTTTGACAGCATTGAGACAGCTTATAAAAATAATCCCAAAGACAAACAGGCTGCTTTAGCCTATGCTATTGCGTTGTATACACAGGGAAAGAACGGTGCTGCGGAAAAACTGTTTGCGGAATTGGCAAGGAAAAACCCCGGAGATAACGCAATTCTGGTAAATTACGCAAGTTTTAAAAAGGACACGGGCGACAGGAAAAAAGCTGCAGAACTGTTCGAAAAGGTGCTCAAAAAAAGTCCGTACTTTGTACCGGCCAATGTTCAATATGCGGTTTTGTTACGTGAACAGGGCAAATATGAGGAGGCTCTGACGAAGATTGACAATGCTTTGAGGATTGAACCTGCTGCTGCTGATATCCTTCTGGAAAAAGCAAAAATTTATATTGCGATGAAGGATGGTCAGAAGGCTAAAGAGTATTTGCAAAGGGCTCTGAAATTTGTTCCCAATTATGAAGAGGCACAAAAACTTATGAAACAACTGGAACAGGAAGGTAAATAA
- the cwcA gene encoding cell-wall cytochrome A, which produces MKKLVLISLVAGLITLMVSANAFAEEPYYHGDFAADTTGCAKCHVTHAGAAKALLIAGPKQTDFCYYCHNGILKSPYDAENGQIETSTGLHASLAGGFLKTFDFDNKVYGTDDSNTANYVYSTSVHGVENYDSNDWLNGVQIPGGSNTLTGDFRCGSCHDPHAGGTYPAAGVMPRLLKKTLPAANLNPADHQDWEFTAVAASTTGGFKSKVVTDYGVNAGVWCAGCHDLFNQTAHNAGQTQETITGKYMHRMNFVINASQVTNIQHATIDKLALADNAGAKTLTCLTCHRAHGTASSVNAGLVFPRAASYLHGDGTAASNTQRSSVLLREKNRDVCYDCHGAAQYNTPTLQAN; this is translated from the coding sequence ATGAAAAAGTTAGTTTTAATTTCCTTAGTGGCCGGTCTGATTACCCTCATGGTGTCTGCAAATGCTTTTGCCGAAGAACCTTACTACCATGGCGACTTTGCTGCTGATACCACCGGGTGCGCCAAGTGTCACGTTACCCACGCCGGTGCTGCCAAGGCGTTGTTGATTGCAGGTCCCAAGCAGACCGACTTCTGCTACTATTGTCATAACGGTATACTGAAAAGTCCGTATGATGCGGAAAACGGCCAGATAGAAACAAGTACCGGACTTCATGCTTCCCTGGCCGGCGGTTTCTTGAAGACCTTTGACTTTGACAACAAAGTATATGGCACTGATGACAGCAACACTGCCAATTATGTTTATAGCACATCCGTTCACGGTGTGGAAAATTATGATAGCAATGACTGGCTTAACGGAGTGCAGATTCCAGGTGGTAGCAATACTTTAACCGGTGATTTCCGCTGCGGTTCCTGCCATGACCCTCACGCCGGCGGTACTTATCCGGCAGCGGGTGTGATGCCGCGTCTGTTAAAGAAAACCTTGCCGGCTGCTAACCTTAATCCGGCAGACCATCAGGACTGGGAGTTCACTGCCGTTGCTGCTTCTACTACTGGGGGCTTCAAGTCCAAGGTTGTAACTGACTACGGTGTCAATGCCGGTGTATGGTGTGCAGGCTGCCATGACCTCTTTAATCAGACAGCCCACAATGCCGGTCAGACGCAGGAGACTATTACCGGTAAATACATGCACCGGATGAATTTCGTCATTAATGCAAGTCAGGTTACCAACATTCAGCATGCTACTATTGACAAACTGGCTTTGGCTGATAACGCCGGTGCCAAGACACTGACCTGCCTCACCTGTCACAGGGCGCACGGTACGGCTTCTTCTGTGAACGCCGGTCTTGTATTCCCGCGTGCCGCTTCGTACTTGCACGGTGACGGCACTGCAGCATCCAATACGCAGAGGTCCAGCGTCCTGCTGAGAGAAAAGAACAGGGACGTCTGCTATGACTGCCATGGTGCTGCCCAGTACAATACGCCGACGTTGCAGGCTAATTAA